One part of the Schistocerca piceifrons isolate TAMUIC-IGC-003096 chromosome 7, iqSchPice1.1, whole genome shotgun sequence genome encodes these proteins:
- the LOC124805626 gene encoding secreted RxLR effector protein 161-like, translated as MNSTPFDVGTMLHSRQSPANQHEVKEMESKPYRQAVGSLMFAATVSQPDIMFAVSMVSRFLHNYIMKYLQGTRVLTLRCKADSTGLVVYSDADFAGDCDTRWSTKGNMSLLAGRPLTWCSHRQKCVSRSAMEAEYIAASDAASEVV; from the coding sequence ATGAACTCCACTCCATTTGATGTTGGAACCATGTTGCACAGTAGGCAGTCTCCTGCAAATCAACATGAGGTGAAGGAAATGGAAAGCAAACCTTATCGGCAGGCAGTTGGCAGCTTGATGTTTGCAGCAACTGTCTCACAGCCAGACATCATGTTTGCTGTGAGCATGGTGAGTAGGTTTTTACATAATTACATTATGAAGTATCTACAGGGGACCAGGGTCCTGACCTTAAGATGCAAAGCTGACTCTACTGGACTGGTGGTCTACTCAGATGCCGACTTTGCTGGTGATTGTGACACTCGTTGGTCAACAAAAGGCAATATGAGCTTGTTAGCAGGTAGGCCTCTGACATGGTGTTCACATCGGCAGAAATGTGTAAGCAGATCAGCAATGGAGGCTGAATACATAGCAGCTTCAGATGCTGCTAGTGAAGTTGTTTGA